In Oceaniferula flava, one genomic interval encodes:
- a CDS encoding RtcB family protein encodes MKTITEQDLIDAGWDPGPHIAEMLVKIDEYETRGIHDAKYMLKLLKRDFTPPPAKMLMREKAAPFSEAIRPETKDEKKNVASVRQKMDELLKTPVIKRGAIMPDACPASMDKAVIPVGGAIAVENAIIPSAHSADVCCSMYATFYLARSDVDSELDALTTATRFGPGGRHFDDLVHHPVLDEDVWDNKFLSGLYDWAKIHIADQGDGNHFAYIGELEVTHSLIGKLLQSGHTGLAAQFERALTDSENHQALTLRVLVTHHGSRGLGAKLYQRGQIAAVKHSARAGNHIPKAAAWLDATSEIGQEYWEALQYVGRWTRANHQAIHARFIERIGGEVTAQFGNEHNFVWKRGDTYYHGKGATPAWKDENGNPLLGLIPLNMAEPILMVLGSDNDEYLSFAPHGAGRNVSRTALKRQFADEADRQNAIRHSTKDIDVRWYCGKADLSETPIAYKNADQVTAQIEEFKLAEIIGKIQPLGCIMAGAKQRGPWKEEDLTPKQKRQIQHRAERRRVRQELYQEEG; translated from the coding sequence ATGAAAACTATCACCGAACAAGACCTCATCGATGCAGGCTGGGACCCCGGCCCTCACATCGCTGAGATGCTTGTCAAGATCGACGAGTATGAAACCCGTGGCATCCACGATGCCAAGTACATGCTCAAGCTCCTCAAGCGCGACTTCACACCGCCGCCAGCCAAGATGCTGATGCGTGAAAAAGCCGCTCCATTTTCAGAAGCCATCCGTCCTGAAACGAAAGACGAGAAAAAGAACGTCGCCTCGGTGCGGCAGAAAATGGACGAGCTGCTGAAGACACCCGTGATCAAGCGCGGCGCCATCATGCCGGACGCCTGCCCTGCCTCCATGGACAAGGCAGTGATCCCCGTGGGTGGTGCCATCGCCGTGGAAAATGCCATCATCCCCAGTGCCCACTCGGCCGATGTGTGCTGCTCCATGTACGCCACCTTCTACCTGGCACGCAGCGACGTGGATAGCGAACTTGACGCCCTCACCACCGCCACCCGCTTCGGCCCCGGCGGTCGGCACTTTGATGACCTCGTGCACCACCCGGTGTTAGACGAAGACGTCTGGGACAATAAGTTCCTCTCCGGTCTCTACGACTGGGCGAAAATCCACATCGCGGATCAAGGCGACGGCAACCACTTCGCCTACATCGGCGAGCTGGAAGTCACCCACAGCCTGATCGGAAAATTACTGCAGTCCGGTCACACCGGACTGGCGGCTCAGTTCGAACGTGCCCTCACGGATTCTGAAAATCATCAAGCCCTCACGCTCCGAGTTCTCGTGACCCACCACGGGTCGCGTGGGCTCGGAGCCAAGCTCTACCAACGGGGACAAATCGCCGCAGTAAAACACAGCGCTCGCGCGGGTAATCACATCCCCAAGGCCGCCGCGTGGTTAGATGCCACATCGGAAATCGGCCAGGAATACTGGGAGGCGCTGCAGTATGTCGGACGTTGGACCCGCGCCAACCATCAGGCGATCCATGCCCGCTTCATCGAACGCATCGGCGGCGAAGTCACCGCCCAGTTTGGCAATGAACACAACTTTGTCTGGAAACGTGGCGACACCTACTACCACGGCAAAGGTGCCACCCCTGCATGGAAGGATGAAAATGGCAACCCGCTGTTAGGTTTGATTCCGCTCAACATGGCGGAGCCGATCCTGATGGTGCTAGGCTCTGACAATGACGAGTATCTCTCCTTCGCTCCCCACGGTGCCGGACGCAACGTCTCACGCACCGCGCTGAAGCGACAGTTCGCCGATGAAGCCGATCGCCAGAACGCCATCCGCCACTCCACCAAGGACATCGACGTCCGCTGGTACTGTGGCAAGGCCGACCTAAGCGAAACACCTATCGCTTACAAAAACGCCGACCAAGTCACCGCTCAGATCGAAGAGTTCAAACTCGCCGAAATTATCGGCAAGATCCAACCGCTCGGCTGCATCATGGCCGGCGCCAAACAACGCGGCCCATGGAAAGAAGAAGACCTCACCCCCAAACAAAAACGCCAAATCCAGCACCGCGCCGAACGCCGAAGAGTCAGGCAGGAGCTGTATCAGGAAGAAGGTTGA
- a CDS encoding NYN domain-containing protein has protein sequence MPKRRRLKTILYIDGFNLYYGAIKDTPYKWLNPIALASQMFRNNEIVATKYCSAPVSALPNDPDAPTRQMTYWRALRTLPNMTIIEGHFRVRKKRAKVVTPPPNTIEIYSTEEKGSDVNLGAHLLLNAFQDKFTTAIVITGDSDLITPIRMVNEELGKAVCVVNPQLISGPHRRKQRRGSAGLQSAAQVYRNGIRDAQLQSSQFPSHLSDSVGTFNKPRVWSTQ, from the coding sequence ATGCCTAAGCGGCGACGGCTCAAGACCATTCTCTACATTGATGGTTTCAATCTCTACTACGGAGCAATCAAGGATACGCCCTATAAATGGCTCAATCCTATCGCACTTGCTTCTCAAATGTTTCGGAATAACGAAATCGTTGCCACGAAATACTGCTCAGCCCCTGTCTCTGCCTTGCCGAATGATCCTGATGCACCTACTCGCCAGATGACCTACTGGCGTGCTCTACGGACATTGCCCAATATGACAATTATCGAAGGTCATTTTCGTGTCCGTAAAAAACGAGCCAAGGTCGTAACTCCGCCGCCGAACACCATTGAAATATACAGCACGGAGGAAAAAGGTTCCGATGTCAATTTAGGGGCGCATTTATTGCTAAACGCTTTTCAGGATAAATTTACCACAGCCATCGTGATAACGGGTGATTCTGATCTAATCACACCCATACGCATGGTCAATGAGGAGCTAGGAAAGGCCGTCTGTGTCGTTAACCCTCAATTGATTTCCGGCCCCCACCGTCGCAAACAGCGCCGTGGTAGTGCTGGCTTACAGTCCGCCGCCCAAGTCTATCGCAACGGCATCAGAGATGCTCAGCTACAATCTTCGCAGTTTCCATCTCACCTCAGTGATTCCGTGGGGACCTTCAATAAACCCCGTGTCTGGTCTACCCAATAA
- a CDS encoding arylesterase: MIHLFPRSSFIFALMMTLSCIFALTSRSQADEQAQRVVFLGDSITAGYGLKKSEAYPAIIEKLAKADGHNIKVINAGLSGDTTSGGMRRIAVLARQPIDLLVIALGGNDGLRGIPATVSGNNLRTIVDIVRKKQPEVKILLTGMQMPENMGEAYTESFRKVFGEVAAEKKVATLPFLLEGVAADKELNLPDGIHPNAKGQAIVASHVYKAMLPLLKKSQ; the protein is encoded by the coding sequence ATGATACACCTTTTCCCAAGATCGTCTTTTATTTTCGCGCTGATGATGACATTGAGCTGCATTTTTGCCCTCACAAGTCGCAGCCAAGCCGATGAGCAGGCGCAGCGGGTGGTATTTCTTGGCGACAGCATCACGGCTGGTTACGGCCTGAAAAAATCGGAAGCATATCCGGCAATCATCGAGAAGCTCGCCAAGGCCGACGGTCACAACATCAAGGTGATCAACGCCGGCCTGAGTGGCGATACCACCAGCGGGGGGATGCGCAGGATCGCAGTGCTCGCGAGGCAACCGATCGATCTGCTCGTGATCGCGCTTGGCGGCAACGACGGCCTGCGTGGAATTCCGGCAACCGTCAGTGGCAACAATCTCAGAACCATCGTGGACATTGTTAGAAAAAAACAGCCTGAGGTGAAAATTCTACTCACCGGCATGCAAATGCCCGAGAATATGGGAGAGGCCTACACGGAATCGTTTCGCAAGGTCTTTGGCGAGGTAGCTGCTGAAAAGAAAGTGGCCACCTTGCCGTTTTTACTCGAAGGCGTGGCAGCTGACAAAGAGCTCAATCTCCCCGATGGCATTCATCCCAATGCCAAGGGCCAGGCCATTGTTGCCAGCCATGTTTACAAGGCGATGCTGCCGCTCTTGAAGAAGAGCCAGTAG
- a CDS encoding HNH endonuclease, producing the protein MSYLHKNTVLVLNRNWQAISVTTPAHAYGQMATDAATGLDIQHLDWMVPVDWNTWLSLPVRETDLSIGTARGPLRVPTVIVLSRYADVPMHRPNFSARTLWLRDGGRCQYTGRLLRKDEGNIDHVIPQSRGGETSWENCVLSCRKINTRKADRTPAEAGLRLLRRPETPRAVPVTLTLHNQHNIEDWKVFLPNNDN; encoded by the coding sequence ATGTCCTACCTCCACAAAAACACCGTTCTCGTTCTGAACCGGAACTGGCAGGCAATTTCCGTCACCACCCCCGCCCATGCGTATGGTCAGATGGCGACGGATGCGGCCACGGGTCTCGACATCCAGCATCTCGATTGGATGGTGCCCGTTGACTGGAACACCTGGCTTTCCCTGCCAGTGCGGGAGACGGATCTCAGCATTGGCACGGCTCGCGGACCGCTGCGTGTGCCCACCGTCATCGTGCTTTCGCGCTACGCGGATGTGCCGATGCACAGGCCGAACTTCAGCGCCAGAACCCTCTGGCTCAGGGACGGCGGCAGGTGCCAATACACTGGTCGGCTGCTGCGCAAGGACGAAGGCAATATCGACCACGTCATCCCGCAATCGCGTGGCGGCGAAACCTCCTGGGAAAACTGCGTGCTGTCCTGCCGGAAAATCAACACCCGCAAGGCCGACCGCACACCGGCCGAAGCCGGACTGCGACTACTGCGTCGCCCCGAAACACCACGTGCCGTGCCAGTCACCCTGACACTGCACAACCAACACAACATCGAAGACTGGAAAGTCTTCCTCCCTAACAACGACAACTAA
- a CDS encoding SIR2 family protein, translating to MCDNVFIFGAGTSFDAGIPLMGNFMDVMWKMAQTGRYEEKKLTDDQKKILIEAIKAREELDGYHGRVSVDVWNIEDLLSVLSMNALAGGKGEKKRLGWMIKAIAVVIEVTGQSEQSGELTVMQYEKGPKIYQNFWNALINWSRDTNQPPPCIITFNYDLILERALLQSIIGTSHTAKSFPWKHLKLDYGSSALGPIDFNSKPLTWERLSPSRGIERNSGIGLENSVESPLEDTFKIQLYKLHGSINFPHGSKARIAGDEQNIKLVTALENPSIVPPVFNKATNPKSVEIWKNALNALRHCKNLIICGYSLPASDVYMQYFFKSALGPNQDLNNIFVFDPVLFDTSKKEAADALKNRYASNFSPALRNRISFNPPIDEKWGKNRGTFNHLVDLLNKAPHTILFS from the coding sequence ATGTGTGATAACGTTTTCATCTTTGGCGCAGGAACAAGTTTCGATGCGGGGATCCCTTTAATGGGCAACTTCATGGACGTTATGTGGAAGATGGCCCAAACTGGGAGATATGAAGAAAAGAAACTCACTGATGATCAAAAGAAAATTCTAATTGAAGCCATCAAGGCCCGCGAGGAATTAGACGGTTATCACGGTCGTGTCTCTGTAGATGTCTGGAACATTGAAGACTTGCTCTCAGTTCTTTCTATGAATGCTCTAGCTGGTGGAAAGGGTGAGAAAAAAAGACTTGGTTGGATGATCAAAGCCATCGCTGTGGTTATAGAGGTCACTGGGCAATCGGAGCAATCGGGAGAACTCACCGTCATGCAGTATGAAAAAGGCCCGAAGATATATCAAAACTTTTGGAACGCTCTTATCAACTGGAGTCGCGACACAAATCAGCCACCACCCTGCATTATCACGTTCAATTATGACCTCATACTAGAACGAGCTCTCCTACAATCGATTATCGGCACCAGCCATACAGCTAAAAGTTTTCCATGGAAGCACCTTAAGCTAGATTACGGCTCCTCAGCACTTGGCCCTATCGACTTTAATTCCAAACCGCTGACGTGGGAGAGGCTTTCACCAAGCCGAGGAATCGAGAGGAATTCCGGTATTGGTCTGGAAAACTCAGTTGAATCCCCTCTTGAGGATACTTTTAAAATACAACTATACAAACTTCATGGTTCTATAAACTTTCCTCATGGATCTAAAGCTCGAATTGCTGGTGATGAACAAAACATAAAACTAGTTACGGCTCTTGAAAACCCATCGATTGTTCCGCCCGTCTTTAATAAAGCCACCAACCCCAAAAGTGTTGAAATTTGGAAAAACGCTCTCAACGCTCTTCGACATTGTAAGAACTTGATCATCTGTGGATATAGCCTTCCGGCATCTGATGTATACATGCAATACTTCTTCAAGTCCGCTCTTGGCCCCAATCAAGATTTAAACAACATTTTTGTCTTCGACCCTGTATTATTCGATACTTCTAAGAAAGAGGCTGCGGACGCACTGAAGAATAGATATGCATCTAATTTCTCACCTGCACTCAGGAATCGCATTTCATTCAACCCGCCAATTGACGAAAAGTGGGGTAAGAACAGAGGAACCTTTAATCATCTTGTGGACCTTCTCAACAAAGCTCCTCATACGATTCTTTTCTCTTAA